A window of Gallaecimonas kandeliae genomic DNA:
CAGCATAGCGCTGCACGAGCGCCTGGGGTTCACCCAGGTTGGGGAACTCAAGGAGGTGGGTTTCAAGCAGGGCCGCTGGGTGGATGTCGGCTACTGGCAGCTGCGGCTCTGAAGACCCGGCCTAGACTGTACTCATCAGTCACACCGAGAGCCGAGCCATGAACGCCGACGAGCTGCGCCACCTCCAGAACCCCCTCAAGGATCGTTACCGCCAGCAGCCAGAAGCCGCCCTCATCACCTTGCGCGCCGCCGGCAGCCTGGGGGAGGGCGTCAGCTGCAAGATTGAGACGGGCAAGGCCCTGGTGGAAGCCGGCCTCCACCCTGCCACAGGCGGAACCGGCCTTGCCGCCTGCTCAGGCGACATGCTGCTCGAAGCGTTGGTGGCCTGCGCTGGCGTTACCCTGAACGCCGTGGCCACGGCCCTCGGCATCACCTTGAAGGACGCCAGGCTCGAGGCCGAAGGGGATCTCGACTTTCGCGGCACCCTGGGGGTCGACAAGACGGCGCCCGTCGGTTTCCAGGCGATCCGCCTGAAAGTGCAGCTCGACACCGACGCCACCGATGAAGAAATCGCGACGTTGCTGCGCCTCACAGAACGTTACTGCGTCGTCTTCCAGACCCTCTCCCATCCCCCCACTTTAAACCTCAGTCGGAAGCCGGCTCAGTAATCCAGACCCTTCTGGGCCTTGATGCCGGCGTCGAAGGCGTGCTTGACGCTGCGCACTTCCGAGACGGTGTCGGCCAGCTCCAGAAGCCGCCGGTGGGCGCCGCGGCCCGTGACTATGACGTGCTGGCGGGCGGGGCGCTGTCTGATGGCGTTTAGCACCTCATCCAAGTCCAGGTAGTCGTAGCTCAGCATGTAGGTGAGCTCGTCCAGTACGACCAGATCGATGCCGGGATCGTGCAGCCAGGCCTTGGCCTGGTGCCAGACTGTTTGCGCCGCCGCCGTGTCCAGCTCGCGGCTCTGGGTCTCCCAGGTAAAGCCGGTGGCCATCACCGCGAAGGGCACGCCATGGCCGGCCAGCAAGTTGCGCTCGCCGCAATCCCAGCTGCCCTTGATGAACTGGGCCACGGCGGCCTTGAGGCCGTGGCCGACGGCCCGGCAGACGGTGCCGAAGGCGGCCGTGCTCTTGCCTTTGCCGTTGCCGGTCAGCACCAGCAGGAGGCCTTTTTCCTCCCGGGCCGCCTCGATGCGGGCGTCTACCTTTTCCTTCAACTTCTGCTGGCGCTGCTGGTGTGACATTAGGGCTACCTGTTTTGGGTTCTTTTGGCTATTATGGACGTCCAAACGTATAAACGTCCAACGGTGTCCGATGTCCCACGCTCTCCAGACCGCCCTTAAAGACCGCATCCTCGTCATCGACGGGGGCATGGGCACCATGATCCAGGGTTATGGGCTGATTGAGTCGGACTACCGCGGCGACAGGTTCGCCCATTGGCCCAGCGATCTCAAGGGAAACAATGACTTGCTGGTGTTGACCCAGCCAGGGATCATCAAAGGCATACACCGCCAGTACCTGCTGGCCGGCGCCGACATCATCGAGACCAACAGCTTCAACGCCACCCCTGTGGCCATGGCCGACTACGAGATGCAGGCCCTGTCCAGGGAGATCAACCTGGCCTCGGCGCGCCTGGCCAGGGAGGCGGCCGACGAGGTGGCCCTTGAGACCGGCGTGCCCCGTTTTGTTGCCGGCGTCCTGGGCCCCACCAACCGCACCTGCTCCATCAGCCCGGACGTCAACGATCCCGGCTTTCGCAACATCCATTTCGACGATCTGGTGGCGGCCTACACCGAATCGGCCGAAGCCCTGCTGGAAGGGGGGGCCGACCTGATACTGGTGGAGACCATCTTCGATACCCTGAACGCCAAGGCGGCGCTCTTCGCCATCGACGCCCTCTTCGAGCGCCGGGGCAGGACCTGGCCGGTGATGATCTCCGGCACCATCACCGATGCCTCCGGCCGTACCCTGACCGGCCAGACCACGGAGGCCTTTTACAACTCGCTGCGCCACATCAGGCCGCTGGCCATGGGCCTCAACTGCGCCCTGGGCCCCACCGAACTGGCCCCCTACGTGGAAGAGCTGGCGCGCATCGCCGATTGTTTCGTCTCGGCCCACCCCAATGCCGGCCTGCCCAACGAGTTCGGCGGCTACGACGAGACCCCGGGCCAGATGGCCGAAACCATAGGCCGCTGGGCCCGGGACGGCTGGCTCAACCTGGTGGGGGGCTGCTGCGGCACCACCCCTGCCCATATCCAGGCCATAGCGGAGACGGTCAAAGGGGTCAGGCCCCGGGCCATCCCCGAGATACCTGTGGCGACGCGGCTTTCCGGCCTCGAGCCCTGCAACATCTTCGACGACAGCCTCTTCGTCAACGTCGGCGAGCGAACCAACGTCACCGGCTCGGCCCGCTTCTTGAAGCTCATCAAGGGTGGGGATTTCGAGACGGCCCTGGAAGTGGCCCGCCAGCAGGTGGAGGCCGGCGCCCAGGTCATCGACATCAACATGGACGAGGGCATGCTGGATGCCCAGGCCGCCATGGTGCGCTTTCTGAACCTCATCGCCTCCGAACCCGACATCAGCCGGGTGCCGGTGATGATCGACTCCAGCAAGTGGGAGGTGATAGAGGCGGGGCTCAAGTGCATCCAGGGCAAGGGCATAGTCAACTCCATCTCCATGAAGGAGGGGGAAGAGGCCTTCCGCCGCCAGGCCCGGCTGGTGCGCCGCTATGGCGCCTCCGTTGTGGTGATGGCCTTCGACGAGGACGGCCAGGCCGACAGCTACGAGCGCAAGGTGGAGATCTGCACCAGGGCCTACCGCATCCTGGTGGACGAGGTGGGCTTCCCGCCGGAAGACATCATCTTCGACCCCAACATCTTCGCCATCGCCACCGGCATCGAGGAGCACAACGGTTACGGCGTCGCCTTCATCGAGGCCTGCCGGACCCTGAGCAGGACCTTGCCCCATGCCCGTTTCTCAGGCGGCGTGTCCAACGTCAGTTTCTCTTTTCGCGGCAACAACCCGGTGCGCGAGGCCATCCACGCCGCCTTCCTCTACCACGCCATCCAGGCCGGGCTCGGCATGGGCATCGTCAACGCCGGCCAACTGGCCATCTATGACGACATAGACGCCAAGCTGCGCGAGGCGGTGGAGGACGTGGTGCTTAACCGCAGGCCGGACGCCACAGAGCGGCTGCTGGCCATCGCCGGGGATTACAACAGCGACGGCGCCGAGAAGGAGGCCGAGGTCCAGGCCTGGCGCGAATGGCCCGTGGCCAAGCGCCTCGAGTACGCCCTGGTCAAGGGCATTACCGACCATATCGACGCCGACACCGAGGAGGCGCGCCAGCAGTCCAGCCGGCCCCTGGACGTCATCGAAGGGCCCCTGATGGACGGCATGAACGTGGTGGGGGATCTCTTCGGCGCCGGCAAGATGTTCCTACCCCAGGTGGTGAAATCGGCGCGGGTGATGAAGAAGGCCGTGGCCTACCTCACCCCCTACATCGAAGCCCAGAAGGAGCCCGGCAAGTCCAACGGCCGGGTGGTGATGGCCACCGTCAAGGGCGACGTCCACGACATCGGCAAGAACATCGTCGGTGTGGTGCTGCAGTGCAACGGCTTCGAGGTCATAGACCTCGGGGTCATGGTGCCGGTGGAAAAAATCATAGCGGCGGCCAAAGAGCACCAGGCGGACGTCATCGGCATGTCCGGCCTCATCACCCCGTCGCTTGACGAGATGATCCACAACGTCAAGGCCTTCAAGAAGGCGGGCCTTTCCCTGCCTGTCATCATCGGCGGCGCCACCACCTCCAAGATCCACACGGCGGTGAAGATAGCCCCCCATTATGAGCACGGCGCCCTCTACGTGGCGGACGCCTCCCGCACCGTGCCTGTGGTCAGCAAGCTGGTAGGGGAGGGCTGGCAGGCCCTTATCGACCTCGAGTACCGCGACTACGCCCAGATGCGCGAGAAGCGCCTCAGCCAGGGCCGGCGCAAGGAGCTGGTGAGCCTTGCTGATGCACGCGCCAACCGCGCCGCCAGCGACTGGGCCAGCTACCGGCCGGCCGTGCCCAAACGGCTCGGCATCCAGGTGTTCGACGACTACCCCTTGAGCGATCTTATCGAGCGCATCGACTGGACGCCCTTCTTCCGGAGCTGGGAGCTGCACGGCCGTTACCCGGACATCCTCAAGAACCCCACAGTCGGCGCCGAGGCCCAGGAGCTGTTCGACAACGCCCAGGCCATGCTGGGGCGCATCCTGGATGAGAAATGGCTGACCGCCCGCGCCGTCATCGGCCTCTTCCCGGCCAACAGCGTCGACCATGACGACATCGAGGTGGCGACCGAAGAGGGCCTGGTGCGGCTGCATCACCTTCGCCAGCAGATGGCGCGGGCCGGCAACCACAATTTCGCCCTGGCCGACTTCGTGGCCCCCAAGGGCACTGTGCAGGACTACATGGGCGCCTTCGCCGTCACGGCGGGGATCGGCATAGAGCCCCATATCGAGGCCTTCGAACGGGCAGGGGACGACTATTCCGCCATCATGCTCAAGGCCCTGGCCGACCGCCTGGCCGAGGCCTTCGCCGAGCGCATGCACGAGCGGGTGCGCAAGGAGTTCTGGGGCTACGCCGCCGACGAGCAGCTGGACAACGAAGACCTCATCCGCGAGCGCTACAAGGGCATACGCCCGGCGCCGGGCTACCCGGCCTGCCCGGACCACACCGAGAAGGGCCTGCTCTGGCAGATCCTGAGGCCCGACCAGCGTATCGATCTAAACATCACCGAGAGCTTCGCCATGTACCCCACGGCCGCCGTCTCCGGCTGGTACTTCGCCAACACCGAAGCCCGCTACTTCGGCGTCTCCGACATCGACCGCGACCAGGTGGCGGACTACGCCCGCCGCAAGGGCTGGAGTGTGGCCGAGGCCGAGAAATGGCTGGCCCCCATCCTCGGCTACGATCCCGAGTAAGAAAAAGCCGCCCAAGGGCGGCTTTTTTGTCGCTGCGTTAAGCTGAGTGGCGCTATCCGCAAACCCTATGGCGCCAATTGTCAGTGCGCGCCTGCTCAAAGCGGGGCAAGATGAACCCTGTTCAATAACACCCTGCAGCGAGGTCGCCCATGTTCGAGATAGACAAGTCCCAGCCCGTCATGGTCACTGGCGCCACCGGTTACGTGGCCGGCTGGCTGGTGAAACGCCTGCTCGAAGAGGGCCTGAGGGTCCACGCCACTGTCCGTAACCCGGCCGACAAGGACAGGCTCCGCTACCTGGACGCCGCCGCGGCCGAGGCCCCAGGCACCCTGACATTCTTCAAGGCCGATCTCCTGGACCAGGGTAGCTTCGACGAGGCCATGGCCGGCTGTGCCGTCGTCTTCCATACCGCTTCCCCCTTCACCTCCAAGATCCAAGATCCGGAGCGCGACCTGGTGCGCCCGGCCCTGGAAGGCACCCGCAACGTGCTGGAGGCCGTCAACAGGACGGCGTCGGTAAGGCGGGTGGTGCTGACCAGCAGCTGCGCCGCCATCTACGGCGACAACCTCGACCTCAAGGAAAAGGGCCTGGCGGCCCTCGACGAGTCGGTTTGGAACACCAGCTCCAGCTTGAAGCACCAGGCCTACAGCTACTCCAAGACGGTGGCCGAGCAGGCCGCCTGGGCCCTGGCCAAGCAACAGGAGCGCTGGCAGCTGGTGGTGGTCAACCCCTCCCTGGTGATGGGCCCTGGAATAAGCCCCTTCGCCACCTCCGAGAGCTTTAGCCTGATGCGCCAACTGGGGGACGGCACCATGAAGGCCGGGGTGCCGGACTGGCCCATCGGCGTGGTGGACGTGCGCGACTTGGCGGAGGCGCACCTGCGTGCCGCCTTCCTGCCGGACGCCGAGGGCCGCCACATCATCAGTGGCCACGACACCAGCTTCATGGGCATGGCCAAGGTACTGGCGCCGCGCTTCGGCAAGGACTTCCCGCTGCCCAGGAACACCTTGCCCAAATGGCTGGTGTGGCTGGCCGGGCCCCTGACCAACAAGGCCATGACCCGCGCCATGGTGTCGCGCAACGTCGGCCACCCCTGGCATGCCGACAACAGCAAGAGCGTCCAGGCCCTTGGCATGCACTACAGGCCCCTGGCCGAGACCCTGGAAGACTTCTTCGTGCAGATGCGCGACAGCGGCCAGTTCAAGAAGGCGTGAGCGTCATGAAGGGGTTCTGGGTGCAGCCCGGCTGGCGGTTGATGTTGGCCGACATGGGGCTGGAGAGCGAGGTGGTACTCCGTCAGGCCGGCCTGCCGGCGGATCTCTTCAGCAGGCCCGGCGCCAGCCTGGGGGTGGCCGAATACTTCCGCCTGTGGCAGACGGTGGAAGCCCTGGCCGGCCCCCAGGCGCCACTGCGCCTGGGCCAGGCCATTTCCACCGAGAGCTTCGCGCCGCCCATCTTCGCCAGCCTTTGCAGCCGGGATCTCAACCAGGCCCTGCAACGATTGCAGAGATACAAGCCGCTGATCTGCCCCATGCACCTGGAGCTTGAGGTGGGGGAGCAGGGCACCGCCATATCCCTGCACTGCGACGCCCTGGGCCTGCCCATACCCGGCGGCCTGGGGGCGGCGGAGATGGTCTTCTTCACCCAGTTGGCGCGGCTGGCCACCCGCCACCGTGTCGAGCCCTTGGCCGTCTCGCTGCCGCAGTTGCCGGCGGATCTGGCGCCTTACCACGATTATTTTGGGGTCCTTCCCGTCAAAGGCGAGGTGCCCAGCCTCCTTTTCAGCGCCCAGGATGCCCGCCGGCCCTTCCTGACCCACGACAGCGCCATGTGGGACTTCTTCGAGCCCGAGCTGAAGCGGCGCCTGGCCGAGCTGTCGGACAGCGCCGGCCTGGTGGAGCGGCTGCGGGCGCTGCTGCTGGAGCTGCTGCCGAGCGGCAGCGCCCAGCTTGAGCAGGCCGCCAAGGGCCTGGCCATCAGCAAGCGCACCTTGCAGCGCCAATTGGCCGAGGCCGGCACCCATTTCCAGGCCGAGCTCAGCCATACCCGCGAGCGCCTGGCCCGTCATTACCTGGAAGCCTCCAGCCTCAGTCTCCAGGAGATCGCCTTCCTGCTGGGCTTTGCCGACAACACCGCCTTCCTGCGCTCCTTCAAGCAATGGACGGGCCTGACGGCCAGCCAATACCGGGCGTCATGCCGCTAGCGCACAGGCAAAAGCGTGGGTTCGGGGCCTGGACCCGCAAGTAAGGTGGCCGCAGCACCATATCCAATAAGCATATTAAAATGCTTAAACAGTCTTATACGTTCTATAAGGGCCGAGGCAGAATGCCAGTCAATCATGTTTTGGCCGGATAGACGTATAGATGGATTGGCAGGGCTGCTTGGTATTGGGGCTGACGATAACGGCCCTGCTGTTGATGGTCTTTACCCGGCTGGCACCCCATCTGGTGATGGCGGGGGTGCTGGTGCTGCTGAGCCTGTTCGGCGTGCTGTCCGGCCCCGAGGCCCTGGCTGGCTTCAGCAACGCCGGCCTTATCACGGTGGCGGCCATGCTGGTGGTGGCCGGGGGCCTCAACGCCAGCGGCGGTGTCGACTACCTGGTGCACAAGCTGCTGGGCCGCCCCCAGGGCCTGCGCGGTGCTCTCGGCAAGCTGATGGCGCCTGTGCTGGTGCTCAGCGCCTTCCTCAACAACACCCCTGTGGTGGCCACCTTCATCCCGGCCATCCACGGCTGGTCCCGCAAGCTGGGGCTGGCACCGTCCAAGCTGATGATCCCCCTTTCCTACAGCGCCATTCTCGGCGGTACCCTGACCCTGATCGGCACCAGCACCAACCTCATCGTCAACGGCCAGTACCAGAGCCTGACCGGCCAGGCCGGTTTCAGCCTTTTCTCCATCAGCCTGGTGGGGCTGCCCGTGGCGCTGGTGGGCATCGCCTTTATCTGGCTGGCCTTTCCGCGGTTGCTGCCGAACCGCTCCGACGACACCCCTTTTGAGAACCTGCGCGAATTCACCCTGGAGGTGGCCGTGGCCCCGGACGGTCCTCTGGTGGGCAAGAGCATCCGTGAGGCGGGCCTGAGGGAGCTGAAAAGGGTCTTCCTGGTGGAGATAGAGCGGAGCGGCCAGATGATGACGGCGGTGGCGCCGGAAGAGCGGCTCAAGGGCGGTGACCGCCTGGTCTTCGCCGGCGACACCGAGGCCATTTCGGAGCTGTTGCGCATCAACGGCATAGTGGCCTCGGCCGAGCACCACAGCATCGAGGATCTGCGCCAGCCCAGGGACGGGCGCCGCCTGGTGGAAGTGGTGGTCTCGCCCCACTGCGCGGCCGTGGGCCAGACCATCAGGGACGCGCGCTTTCGGGCCCGCTACGGCGCCATAGTGCTGGCGGTGGCCAGGGGCGCCGAGCGCATCAAGGGCAACCTGGGCTCGATCCGCCTCGAGGCTGGGGACACCTTGCTGCTGGAGGCGCGGCCCGCTTTTGTCAGCCGACAGCGTTACAACAAGGATTTCCTGCTGGTCAATGACCTGGATGTGGAGCCGCCTCGGCACAAGAAGGCGCTGCTGGCCTGGGCCATACTGCTGGGCCTGGTGGGGGCGGCGGGCTTTGGCCTCATCAGCATGCTCAACGCCGCCCTGGCCGGCGCCGCCCTGATGCTCGTCACCGGCTGCATGTCGGTGGGGCAGGCGGAAAAGAGCCTGGACTTGCCTCTTATCATCACCATCGCCTCTTCCTTTGCCCTGGGAGCGGCCATGCAGAAGACGGGGGTGGCGACCTGGCTGGCCCAGCAACTGCTGGGGCTGTCCGGCGGCAAGGCCTGGTTGCTGCTGATCCTGGTCTACGTGGCGGTATCCCTGCTCACCGAGCTGGTCACCAACAACGCCGCCGCCCTGGTGATGCTGCCCATAGTGCTGGAAGTGACCGGCAAGGCCGGCCTCGACCCCACCCCCTTCGTGTTCGCCCTGATGATCGCGGCCTCGGCCAGCTTCGCCACGCCGCTCGGTTACCAGACCAACCTGATGGTGCTGGGGCCGGGGGGCTATCGCTTCAACGACTTCCTCAAGGTCGGGATCCCCATGAACCTGCTGGTGGGGCTGACCACTGTCACCGTCCTGCTGCTGGGCTGGCCCCTGACCTGAGCCCGTGAAGGGCGCCGGCTTGTCATCATGTGACACTTGTCGCGTGATGGTGTCATCTGTCACAAGGATGAAAGCCCATGACGCCCCAACCCTCAGCCTCGGAGCTGGCCATCCTCAAGGCCCTCTGGCAACAGTCCCCCTTGAGTGGCCGTGAGATCCACCAGCGGATCCAGGCCCAGCTGGACTGGTCCTATTCCTCCACCCGCAAGACCTTGGAACGCATGCAGGAAAAGGGCTTGCTGGCGGTGCTGGATGTGCACGGTCTCAAGGTGTTCGAAGTCAAGGTGGCCAAGGTCGAGACCCTTGCCACCTTCGCCCGCGACTTCGCCAAGCGGGTCTTGGAGATGGAATCGCCGCTGCCGGCCAGCTTCTTCGCCGGCAGCCAGCTGCTGGACGAGGCGGAGCTGGCGGAGCTGGAACGGCTGCTCAAGAAGGATGACCATGGCTGAGCTGTTGCTGGGCCTGGGGGCCTCCCTGCTGGTGGCGTCCTTGGCGTTGGGCCTAGTTGCCGCCCTGGTTTCTGCTTTTCCTTCCCTGCGCCGCTGGCGCGACCCTTGGCTGGCAGCGCTGCTGCTGAGCCTGCTCCCTTTCGTCTTTGCCCAGCTGCCAAGGCACGCGCCCACCGAGGTGCTGCGCCTGACCTTGCCGACCCTGGGCCACTGGATGCCGGCGGGGCAGGGCCTTGCCCAGGAGTCTGCCGCAGCAGCGGTTTCCCTGCCGCTGCCGGCTTTGCTGCTGTGTGTCTGGTTCCTGGGGGCGGCTTGGCAGCTGTGGGGGCTTTGGCGCCGTAACAGGGCGCTCAAGGGGCTGCTGGGCCAGTGCCAGGTCGTGCCGGCAGAAGGTGAGCTGGCCAGGCACCTGGGCGTGGACGCACCGCCGCCAGGGCTCAAGCTGCTGCTGACCGACGCCAGGCTGTCGCACTTTGCCTGTGGCCGCAACGGCCTGGTACTGAGCCGCTGGGCCCCGGATAAATTGGAACTGGAACAGTTAAGGCTGGTGGTGGCCCATGAGCTTAGCCACCTGCGCCATGGCGACCCGCTGCTGGTGCAGGGGCTGTCGAAGCACTAAGGAACCAAGGCGCCCCAGGGCGCCTTTTTTATCGCCCCAGGCCGAGCTTGAAAGCTCAGTTGCGCATTTTTGCTACCTATGCGTCATATTTGTCCGTTAGTCTCATTTTGGCATTTCCCATTTAATCAATAAGTTAGGCGAATTTTTATTGCGCCTTGACGGAAATGCCCAGGTCAGGGGCAATACCGCCCGGCCTGTTCTTTCTGGGAGGACACATGAAAACCCTATCCATATTGGCCTTGGGACTGGCCAGCCAGCTTGCCTGGGCCGGCACGGCCGAAGACATCACCGACGGCGTCTGCTTCTACCAGCACAGCCATTACAAGGGGGCCGAGCACTGCTACCTGCCGGGACAGTCGGTGTCGGCGGTGGCGAACCGGGATTGGAGCTCTATCCGCGTCATAGGCCGAGGCGCGGCGCGGATCTACAAGGGCGAGCAGTACCAGGGTGACAGCCGCAACGTCATGGCCAATGCCTACGAGCTGAACGGCATGAATGACGCTATCGCCTCGGTGCAGATCTACAGGCGCAGCAGCGACGACTTTGCCTGCATGTTCGACCATGACGGTTTCCGCGGTGACGTGCACTGCCTGGCCGCCGGCCAGTCGGAAAGCGACCTGACCGCCGTCGGCTACAACGACGCCACCAGCTCGATGCAGCTCTTTGGCGACGTAGCGGTGACCGTCTTCGAGAACGTCGGTTACGGCGGCAAGAGCCAGCTCCTAAGCCGCTCCACCAGCGACTTCAACGCCAGGCCCGGCGGCTGGCTGGACGACAACATCAGCAGCTGGAAGGCGGTGAAGCGCGCCAAGCGTGACCAGGAGGTAGCCATAGAGCTGCAGGAGCGGCTGGGGGACAAGGCGCCGCTGCATGGCAGTACAGTGCTCGGCAGCCACAACAGCTTCAACAGCTCCGCCTACAACAACACCGAGGGCTTCGTCTCACCCAACCAGAGGCGCAGCCTCACCGAGCAGTTGGAGATGGGGGCCCGCATGTTCGAGTTCGACGCCCACAGCTATTGGAGCGACGACGTAGCCCTCTGCCACGCCAGCGACGGTGACTGCTTCTGGTCCCCTTGGCTGCGACAGTCCATGCGCCGCCTGGCCGCCGAGCTGAATGCTTGGCTCAACAGCCACCCCCGGCAGGTGCTTTACCTCTACCTCAACGACTACCTGGGAGACGGCGACAAGGCGCTGCTGGGCCAGGTGGTGGCCAGCAGCTTCGGTACTCGCCTGTACCGGCCCCAGGGCTGCGAGAACCTGAGCCCGGAGATCAGCAACCAGCAGGTGCTGGCCGCCGACCGCCAGATAGTGGTGTTCAGCGACAGGGCCTGCGTGGAGGGCCTGGTGTTCGCCCGCGGTGACTTCGAGTCGGGCCATTCGGTGCGCGACGACGGCACCGACTTCAGCGGCCGCAACTATGTCGACGGGCGCTTTTCCCGGGCCTACGAGTGCGACCACCCCAACTGCACCAACGTGCTGAACGCCGAACAGGTGCGTCAGGCCCAACTGGCCGGTATCAACTCAGTGGCCCAGGACCAGTTGGTGGAGGACGGCAAGGCCCTCTACCAGCTGTGGGCCTTCGACCCCGCCCCTGCCAGCCATTACGGCGACTGGCAGGCCGAGAGCCGCTCGGCGCGCCTCACCGCCAATGGTCACTACTACCTGGCCATGGGCGACAAGGGGGAGCTGTTGCGGCCACTCTGCCATGATGGCAGCGGTTGGCGCCTGGCACCCCAGGCCGTCGGTTTCGACGAGGCCGCTGCCGCCTGCGCCGCCATCAATGGTCGCTTCGAGGCGCCCAAGTACCTGGTGGAAGCCGACAAGGCCCGGCAATTGCTGGCCCAGCAGGGAGTGGTGCAGGCCCACATCGCTTTCGGCGTGGCGGGAGGACGTTGGCAGGCGGACTGAGCCGCAAACAACAAAAAAGGCGCCTTGCGGCGCCTTTTTCAATGGGCGAAAGCCCTGGGGAAGTAGCGCTCCAAGGCGTAGAAGCTGCCGAACAGCAGGGCGTTGAAGAAGAGATCCCCCAGGAGACTGTTCTGGAAGAAGGGCAGGCCGGCGATCAGCGCCTGGTTCAGCCCCTGCCAGCCGGCCGGGTAGTAGTCGCCCACCAGCCAGACGGCGCCGTTGGTGATGAAGAAGAACAGCACTGAACCGGCCAGGGAGCCGAAAAGGATGGCGTCGGCGGCCGCCCCTTGCTTGCCCACCCAGAAGCCCAGCACCGCCGTCAGCAGCAGGGCGCCGTAGACGAAGGGCAGGGTAGGGTGCAGGCCCAGCACCAGGTCTGAACAGGCCATGGCCGCCAGGGGCACCAGCATCGCCAGGGTACGGCTTTGGAACTTGGCGCCGGCAAAGAGGGCCATGGCCGCCACTGGCGACAGGTTCCAGGGGTGCGGTATCACCCGGTACAGGGCGCAAAGGGCGATCATCGCCAGCAGCGTGGTCAGACGTGGGTTCATCCTCAATCCTCGGTTAGAAGTGGTATCGGCCGGTAAGGTTTATGGCGCGGCCATTGCCGGGATACCAGGCGTCTTCACCCCAGGTATTGTAAACAGCATAGTCCGCATAGTGCTTATCAAAGAGGTTGTCGGCCCGCAGCACCAGCTGCCAGGGGCCCCGCCGCCAGTTGCCTGCCAGGTTCCAGAGGCCATAGCCCCCTTGTTTCGGCCCCAGGTTCTGGGTGTCGGACAAGAGGTACTGGCTACCGCGGTACTGGTACTCGAGCCTGGCCGACAGCGCCTGGCTGAGGGCCAGCTCGCCCCAGGCGC
This region includes:
- a CDS encoding BlaI/MecI/CopY family transcriptional regulator; the encoded protein is MTPQPSASELAILKALWQQSPLSGREIHQRIQAQLDWSYSSTRKTLERMQEKGLLAVLDVHGLKVFEVKVAKVETLATFARDFAKRVLEMESPLPASFFAGSQLLDEAELAELERLLKKDDHG
- a CDS encoding DUF6580 family putative transport protein, encoding MNPRLTTLLAMIALCALYRVIPHPWNLSPVAAMALFAGAKFQSRTLAMLVPLAAMACSDLVLGLHPTLPFVYGALLLTAVLGFWVGKQGAAADAILFGSLAGSVLFFFITNGAVWLVGDYYPAGWQGLNQALIAGLPFFQNSLLGDLFFNALLFGSFYALERYFPRAFAH
- a CDS encoding SLC13 family permease — protein: MDWQGCLVLGLTITALLLMVFTRLAPHLVMAGVLVLLSLFGVLSGPEALAGFSNAGLITVAAMLVVAGGLNASGGVDYLVHKLLGRPQGLRGALGKLMAPVLVLSAFLNNTPVVATFIPAIHGWSRKLGLAPSKLMIPLSYSAILGGTLTLIGTSTNLIVNGQYQSLTGQAGFSLFSISLVGLPVALVGIAFIWLAFPRLLPNRSDDTPFENLREFTLEVAVAPDGPLVGKSIREAGLRELKRVFLVEIERSGQMMTAVAPEERLKGGDRLVFAGDTEAISELLRINGIVASAEHHSIEDLRQPRDGRRLVEVVVSPHCAAVGQTIRDARFRARYGAIVLAVARGAERIKGNLGSIRLEAGDTLLLEARPAFVSRQRYNKDFLLVNDLDVEPPRHKKALLAWAILLGLVGAAGFGLISMLNAALAGAALMLVTGCMSVGQAEKSLDLPLIITIASSFALGAAMQKTGVATWLAQQLLGLSGGKAWLLLILVYVAVSLLTELVTNNAAALVMLPIVLEVTGKAGLDPTPFVFALMIAASASFATPLGYQTNLMVLGPGGYRFNDFLKVGIPMNLLVGLTTVTVLLLGWPLT